Part of the Pseudomonadota bacterium genome, TAGCTAGATCCAGAGTCTAATATTTACAACGGGCTGCAATTTTGAAACGGTGATTAAGGAGAAATAGTGATGTCCGAGATAGCTGAGCTTAAACTTGCAGGACAAACGATTGAGCTTCCAGTAATTGTGGGGAGTGAGAACGAAAAGGGGATCGACGTGTCTAGCCTGCGTGGCAAGACGGGATACATCACCCTCGATAACGGATATATGAACACCGGGGCGTGTTCGAGCGCGATCACCTTTATCGATGGTGAGAAGGGTATTCTTCGTTACCGTGGAATCCCAATTGAGGTGCTCGCCGAGAGATCCTCCTTCCTTGAGACCTCCTATCTCCTCATTGAGGGTAAGCTTCCTACGCGTGAGGAGCTCGATTCCTTTACCAATCGCGTTCGTCGCCACACTATGATTCATGAGGACATTAAGCGCTTCTATGATGGATTCCCGCGCGATGCCCATCCGATGGCGATCCTTGCGTCGGTAGTCTCTTCGCTCTCTACGTTTTATCAACATGAGGAGTCTCGTCCTGAAGCCGAGAAGTTTGCGCTAAACTCCATTAGACTTCTTGCTAAGCTGCCAACTATTGCAGCAAGTGCCTATAAAAAGTCGATCGGCCAGCCCTTAATGTATCCTCAAAATCATATGAGCTACTGTGAGAACTTTCTACATATGATGTTCTCAACACCTGCTGAACATTATGATGTTGATCCAGTTATGACTGAGACCCTTAATCTGCTGCTGATTTTGCATGCTGATCATGAACAGAACTGTTCGACCTCTACCGTGCGCATGGTGAGTAGCAGTAAGGCCAACATATTTGCCTCCATTACGGCCGGTATCTGTGCGTTGTGGGGCCCGCGCCACGGAGGAGCAAACGAAGAGGTTATCGATATGTTAACCCAGATGCGCGACGATGGTGGTGGGGTTAAGAGATATATCGATAAGGCAAAGGATAAGAATAGCACCTTTAAATTAATGGGATTCGGTCACCGCGTGTACAAAAACTTCGATCCGCGGGCCAATATTCTCAAAGCTGCCTGCGATAAGCTGTTAACTAGGATGAAGATCTCTGATCCTCTGCTAGACCTTGCCAAGGAGCTTGAGGAGGCTGCTCTTAAGGATCCATATTTCGTTGAGCGCAAGCTCTATCCTAACGTGGATTTCTATAGCGGTATTATCTACAAGGCGATGGGAATTCCAACACGGGCATTTACAGTAATGTTTGCACTCGGACGTCTTCCCGGCTGGATTGCGCATGCTAAGGAATATAGCCAGGAGGTTGGTAACAAGATCAACCGCCCCCGTCAGATCTATACCGGAGCCCAGCTCTCGGAGTATATTCCGATGGAGCAGCGTAAGTAGTTCGGTTCTAGGAGTCCCACCCCAGTTCCAGAAACGATTGCGAGAGAAGCTCTTTATACACATCGATATCGTTAAGTTCTGAGGAAGACGCCAACTCCTTAACCTCAGCCAATAGCGCTACATGTGCGCTTTCATATAGCTCCTGCCACCTTTGCATTATAATGGCCATCTGGGGTGCGGATTCCTGAAATATCTTTGAAAGGCAAAGTGCTATTTTTTCCGGATCGTTCTCACTGGCCACCATCTTTTGAGCAGGAAGGGTTAATGCGCGTAGCTGCGTTTTTTGAATGGCTTCAAATACACCCGATATCTGGGCGTATTCATGGATCCCTGGTGTTATCTTAAAGGCAGAGGTGTTTGGGATCTCTTCACCGTGAAATGTATCCGATACGATCGCTAGGCGACCGGAACCAAGAGCTAGTTGAAGATACGGCCCCAGATGGCCAAACGGAGTTGAGCTTAGGTGAATCGCCACATGCGAAGAGCTAAGAATCGTGCTCCATTTTTCGGGGCTACGCCCAAGCACCAAGGTAACCTGATCTACAACTGAAAATTCACGTATCAGGATCTCAGCGGCAGATTGCTCTGCAGGGTCAATCAGCCAGGTAAGTTGCCACGGGGATCCTAATCCCTTAAGGGCTGGCAGGAACTTATGAGCACGACCATCTAGGTCAGGCCCGCATACGGCCGCAAATGAGAGCGGGGTGTGTTGTGGAGGTGCTGCGATACCTGCGCACGATATAGGGATCGCAAGATACTCAGCACGATGAGCACCGGGCTCAGCCTCAATTCTACTGCTTATCATGCTGGAGAACTCATTGAGCGCCCAGCGTGAGCTGAAGAGATCTATTGGAGATAGAGCTGCCTCTCGATAAGCGCGTGGCCATAACTTATGGCGTGAAATCGAGCGAGCAGCGAATGGGAGGGAGTTATTATAGAACTGCTCAATGGAGTGCTCCCACGGGCTATTATGCGTAGCCTCGGCCCCAAGGTCAGAGAGAAAGAGGTCGTGCACCCAGGTAATACCGGGCATTATGCCGAGATAGGTACGCACAAAGCGCGCAGTGACTCCGTCTTCTAACTGATAGAAGAAGATATCGAACGGTTGCTCGCGGTGACAGCGGTAGGCTTTCAGATAGTGATGGTTTGGTAATCCAAGGAGCGTTGTCGCAAAGGATTCTGAGAAGAGCTCAATCTGATGCTCCTTTGCAAGTATTGGAAGCAAGAGCTTTGAGCAGTAGGAGGAGATCCCCCCCGCATCTGTAAGGTCGCTAAACCATGCGATACGAAGGCTACGGGGTGCTGCCATACTGTGTGCTTCCATACCATCTGCCACTATGCACCGACTGCTTGTGGTGCGGCCTGTGTGGCCTCCTGTATAGAGAGGGGCGAGAGCAGCCCCTCAATCACACTATCCCAGCCAGCCGAGAGCATCCCTGAGCTCTCAATCATACGGCGTCCCGCTGAGCCGAGTCGTTGCGAGAGCTCCGGATCTGCGACTAATGTATTAAAAGCTGCAGCTACTGCAGCAGGGGTTGGATCAACTATAAATCCGTTTTCACCATCACGGATAAACTCTAACGTTCCGCCGCTATCCTTTGCTGTTACGACAGGCTTACTGCTTGCCAGCGCCTCCAGGGTTACATAGCCGTAATCTTCGTTGTAGGGAGCGTAAAAAACGCCTAGAGCCTTGGAGTAGAGCGAGACAAGCTCATCATCGTCCACCCGCCCGAGCAGCTCTATCCTAGATTCGAGCCCATGTTGCTTGATAATATTATTAAAATACTCCATCGCTTGCGGGTCATCGACTACTCCGACTACCTTGAGTGAGAGTTTAGGGGTAAGAGCCAGGGCGTTAATCATCAGGTCGAGCCGTTTTATTCTGCAGATTCGCCCTACCGAGAGTACGTATGGTTCCGGCGCTTGCGTACGGTAGCGATCGCCAAGGGGGAGTGGGGGGTAGAGTACGGTTGCCGAGAGGCCATTAAATGCTGCGAGTCTTTCGGCTACGTTTTTAGAGATAGCAGAAATAAACTTGCATTCAGCCAGCACCTTATTGTCTCCATCGTTAAGAAGTCGGCGCAACGTTTCATCGCGTGGATCGTCCCCTATATCTGAGTATTGACCACCGTAAAGGTCGTAGATCGAACGGAGCTGATGCACGAGCCATACGCTTTTACGGGGATGGCGTGCGAAGTAGCTAGGAAATTTTGTCGCAATAACGAGGTCAATCGGCTGTCCACAAAATTCAGAGAGGTCAAGGGCGCGCCACATAGCGGCTTGAGTGAGTAGGCTTTCCTTAGGAAGTGGATTAAAGGGTAGCTCGATCTGGTCTACCTCATGTCCACGTTCGCGCAGCTTTTTAATCAAACTCGCTACGAGCACCTCCTGTCCGCCATGCGTAAAGGGCACCTTGACTCCAAGGACTAGGATCTTAGCCATGACTACAGAACCTCAAGGATCAGACAGTAGTCTTGATAGCCATAGAGCAACCGATTGAGTTGCTGAAAGCTCACGTTGATTTTGCTCACTGCATCCGCAACGGCATGGGTATGGCTTGAATCGGAGGGGATCTCTTTCAGAAGCTGATTTGGAGAGACGGGGGATAACATCTTTGTCTCGATAATCTTGAGCCCTGCCAGTGTTGCCATGTATGCAAGCGTATCCGGATGCAGCGGCCAGATATGAGTCGGATCGCGAAAGTAGTTTGAAGAGAGCGCCAGTACTGATTGAGGGTTTATCGTTTCAAATGCAACCTTGGCTCCAGATCTGAGTTTTTTCTTTGTGAGTTCAAAGAGCTCCTTAAGGTGTGCATGGGTCAGATGCTCTACAAGTTGAATTGCAACAAGCCCGCCGAGCGAGCGATCTGCAAGGCCGCGTAGATGCGCTATTGCGTCTCCATATTGGGTAGTGCAGCCCAAGGAGTTCGCTACGTTGACCATAACAACATCAAGGTCTACTCCGT contains:
- a CDS encoding citrate synthase, with product MSEIAELKLAGQTIELPVIVGSENEKGIDVSSLRGKTGYITLDNGYMNTGACSSAITFIDGEKGILRYRGIPIEVLAERSSFLETSYLLIEGKLPTREELDSFTNRVRRHTMIHEDIKRFYDGFPRDAHPMAILASVVSSLSTFYQHEESRPEAEKFALNSIRLLAKLPTIAASAYKKSIGQPLMYPQNHMSYCENFLHMMFSTPAEHYDVDPVMTETLNLLLILHADHEQNCSTSTVRMVSSSKANIFASITAGICALWGPRHGGANEEVIDMLTQMRDDGGGVKRYIDKAKDKNSTFKLMGFGHRVYKNFDPRANILKAACDKLLTRMKISDPLLDLAKELEEAALKDPYFVERKLYPNVDFYSGIIYKAMGIPTRAFTVMFALGRLPGWIAHAKEYSQEVGNKINRPRQIYTGAQLSEYIPMEQRK
- a CDS encoding glycosyltransferase family 4 protein yields the protein MAKILVLGVKVPFTHGGQEVLVASLIKKLRERGHEVDQIELPFNPLPKESLLTQAAMWRALDLSEFCGQPIDLVIATKFPSYFARHPRKSVWLVHQLRSIYDLYGGQYSDIGDDPRDETLRRLLNDGDNKVLAECKFISAISKNVAERLAAFNGLSATVLYPPLPLGDRYRTQAPEPYVLSVGRICRIKRLDLMINALALTPKLSLKVVGVVDDPQAMEYFNNIIKQHGLESRIELLGRVDDDELVSLYSKALGVFYAPYNEDYGYVTLEALASSKPVVTAKDSGGTLEFIRDGENGFIVDPTPAAVAAAFNTLVADPELSQRLGSAGRRMIESSGMLSAGWDSVIEGLLSPLSIQEATQAAPQAVGA